The Salinispora tropica CNB-440 genome has a window encoding:
- a CDS encoding mechanosensitive ion channel family protein, with protein sequence MDVSIVSAATTDSLATEEPSTECLQEPLCTALYDLTGAVWFAEGSYWILIKPLRIALILVLALVARWLISRTIKRLVRSTSSAGMPTMLRPLRERIPTAATEPGEFVPERRRQRAEAIGSVLRSLSTAFIFGIALLMVLKEFSFDLAPLLASAGIVGVALGFGAQSLVKDLIAGLFMLIEDQYGVGDTVDFGEATGFVESVGLRVTTVRDARGVLWYIRNGEIIRVGNKSQGWALVVVDLPIGFASTEEATAVLRGAAASVAVDPELAAEIIEPPEVLGVEQMTMDGAVIRTVVKTTADGQFVVGRQLRRRLAGALENSGFTDKIAAARFPGLPTQAPRMSGASGTP encoded by the coding sequence GTGGATGTCTCCATCGTTTCGGCCGCGACCACCGACTCCCTCGCCACCGAGGAACCCAGCACGGAGTGTCTCCAGGAACCCCTCTGCACCGCTCTTTACGATCTGACCGGCGCCGTGTGGTTCGCCGAGGGCAGCTACTGGATCTTGATCAAGCCACTCCGCATCGCACTGATCCTGGTACTGGCCTTGGTGGCCCGATGGCTGATCAGCCGGACTATCAAGCGACTCGTCCGCAGCACCAGCAGTGCGGGCATGCCCACGATGCTGCGACCGTTGCGGGAGCGGATCCCCACCGCGGCCACCGAGCCGGGTGAGTTCGTGCCGGAGCGACGCCGACAGCGCGCCGAGGCGATCGGGTCGGTGCTGCGGAGCCTCTCCACGGCATTCATCTTCGGCATCGCGTTGCTGATGGTGCTCAAGGAGTTCAGTTTCGACCTGGCGCCGCTGCTCGCCAGCGCTGGCATCGTCGGGGTGGCCCTGGGCTTCGGCGCGCAGAGCCTGGTGAAGGACCTGATCGCCGGGCTGTTCATGTTGATCGAGGACCAGTACGGCGTCGGGGACACGGTCGACTTCGGTGAGGCGACCGGCTTTGTGGAGTCCGTCGGCCTGCGGGTGACGACGGTACGCGACGCGCGCGGAGTCCTCTGGTACATCCGCAACGGAGAAATCATCCGGGTTGGCAACAAGAGTCAGGGCTGGGCACTGGTCGTGGTGGACCTGCCGATCGGCTTCGCCAGCACCGAGGAGGCGACGGCGGTACTGCGGGGCGCAGCCGCGTCGGTCGCGGTGGACCCGGAGCTCGCGGCGGAGATCATCGAACCGCCCGAAGTACTGGGCGTCGAGCAGATGACGATGGACGGCGCGGTCATCCGCACCGTGGTGAAGACAACGGCGGACGGCCAGTTCGTCGTCGGCCGGCAGCTGCGTCGCCGACTGGCCGGCGCGCTGGAGAACTCCGGCTTCACCGACAAGATCGCCGCTGCTCGGTTCCCGGGTCTGCCGACGCAGGCCCCCCGGATGAGCGGCGCCAGTGGCACGCCATGA
- a CDS encoding FAD-dependent oxidoreductase, with translation MSTEHTEVAVVGAGLSGCLLAAFLARRGYPVALYERRPDPRTGPVDRGRSINLALSERGLDALRRIGLDARVMADALPMRGRMIHPVDGEPQFQAYSAAGDRAINSISRGALNNALLTEAAALPGVRVAFDHRLVDLDPATGEMTFETPQGKVTAAASVVLGADGAGSAVRGQLLGHGLLRESLDFLDYGYKELTIPPLGGTFALDPEALHIWPRGTSMMIALPNPDRSFTCTLFWPTHGTASFASLGSPAAIEQHFAQHYPDLLPLAPNLVDDYLHNPVGVLGTVRCAPWQVNGRVGLLGDAAHAIVPFYGQGANCAFEDVVELDRCLDECADDWSAALPLFHHRRQANAEAIARMALANFVEMRDRVASPLFQLGRRVEQTLERALPGRYVSRYELVSFSTTPYAQVRRRVRRQHQLLGAVAGGAAALLAGVVGAAFRRGRRG, from the coding sequence ATGAGCACAGAGCACACTGAGGTCGCCGTTGTCGGCGCCGGACTCTCCGGCTGCCTGCTCGCCGCCTTCCTGGCCCGGCGAGGCTATCCGGTGGCCCTCTACGAACGCCGTCCCGACCCACGGACCGGTCCGGTTGACCGGGGTCGCTCCATCAACCTGGCGCTCTCCGAACGAGGGTTGGACGCGCTGCGCCGGATCGGCCTGGACGCCCGGGTGATGGCCGACGCGTTGCCGATGCGGGGCCGAATGATTCACCCGGTGGACGGCGAGCCGCAGTTTCAGGCGTACAGCGCGGCCGGGGATCGGGCGATCAACTCGATCAGTCGGGGGGCGCTGAACAACGCCCTGCTGACCGAGGCTGCCGCGTTGCCGGGCGTGCGGGTCGCCTTCGACCACCGGCTGGTCGACCTCGACCCGGCTACCGGGGAGATGACCTTCGAAACCCCACAGGGGAAGGTCACCGCTGCCGCGTCGGTGGTCCTGGGCGCCGACGGGGCTGGTTCGGCGGTTCGTGGCCAGCTCCTCGGCCACGGCCTGCTGCGGGAGAGTCTGGACTTTCTCGACTACGGCTACAAGGAGCTGACCATTCCCCCGCTGGGCGGGACCTTCGCGCTGGACCCGGAGGCACTGCACATCTGGCCGCGGGGCACGTCGATGATGATCGCGTTGCCGAACCCGGACCGCTCCTTCACCTGTACGCTCTTCTGGCCCACCCACGGCACCGCGAGCTTCGCCTCACTGGGCAGTCCGGCGGCGATCGAGCAACACTTCGCGCAGCACTACCCGGACCTGCTCCCACTCGCGCCGAACCTGGTTGACGACTACCTCCACAATCCGGTCGGAGTGCTCGGCACCGTCCGCTGTGCCCCCTGGCAGGTGAATGGGAGAGTCGGGCTGCTCGGTGACGCGGCGCACGCCATCGTCCCGTTCTACGGGCAGGGCGCCAACTGTGCCTTCGAGGACGTGGTGGAGCTGGACCGCTGCCTCGACGAGTGCGCCGACGACTGGTCCGCCGCGCTACCGCTGTTCCACCACCGCCGGCAGGCCAATGCCGAGGCGATCGCCCGGATGGCGCTGGCCAACTTCGTCGAGATGCGCGACCGGGTCGCCTCGCCGTTGTTTCAGCTCGGCCGACGGGTGGAGCAGACGCTGGAGCGGGCGCTGCCCGGTCGGTACGTGTCCCGGTACGAGCTGGTCTCCTTCTCGACCACCCCGTACGCGCAGGTGCGCCGCCGGGTCCGTCGCCAGCACCAACTGCTGGGTGCGGTGGCCGGGGGCGCGGCGGCTCTCCTGGCTGGCGTGGTCGGGGCTGCGTTTCGTCGAGGGAGGCGCGGATGA
- a CDS encoding class F sortase encodes MARADRRTRQRAVRAGARRAVSAAAQLAAGTARRLRRAAGQASAASVVTTDPATEPLPPGPRQRWVRARRRLGFSRSPGIPVLVIGALMILIIAMLGVEQVTGVSVLPERFTAGLRPPPKKFPVLPASDPVAVEIEAIDVTAPVHSVGLAPDGTIAAPDAARAQEAGWYDQGPTPGQYGPAVLVGHVDTDTGPAVFQGLRDLRAGDRVEVNRTDGQVAVFEVNSVERFDKERFPTDQVFGDFDRPNLRLVTCGGRWVGGQTGYADNVVVFASLVEARDG; translated from the coding sequence ATGGCCCGAGCAGACAGGCGTACGCGACAGCGGGCCGTCCGGGCGGGCGCCCGGCGGGCGGTGTCGGCCGCAGCCCAGCTCGCCGCCGGGACCGCCCGCCGGCTGCGCCGAGCCGCTGGGCAGGCGTCCGCGGCGAGCGTCGTCACCACCGACCCGGCCACCGAGCCACTGCCCCCGGGTCCGCGCCAACGCTGGGTACGGGCCCGGCGACGGCTGGGATTCTCCCGGAGCCCCGGGATACCCGTGCTGGTCATTGGGGCCCTGATGATACTGATCATCGCCATGCTCGGGGTGGAGCAGGTGACCGGCGTCAGCGTCCTCCCGGAGCGGTTCACCGCCGGCCTGCGACCACCACCGAAGAAGTTTCCGGTGCTACCAGCGAGCGATCCGGTCGCCGTCGAGATCGAGGCCATCGATGTCACGGCCCCGGTGCACAGCGTCGGGTTGGCACCGGACGGCACCATCGCGGCGCCGGACGCGGCTCGCGCCCAGGAGGCGGGCTGGTACGACCAGGGCCCCACGCCCGGGCAGTACGGTCCCGCGGTCCTCGTCGGGCACGTGGACACCGACACGGGACCGGCGGTCTTCCAGGGGCTACGTGACCTCCGCGCTGGTGACCGGGTCGAGGTGAACCGGACCGACGGGCAGGTCGCGGTCTTCGAGGTCAACTCGGTGGAGCGGTTCGACAAGGAACGGTTCCCGACCGACCAGGTGTTCGGGGACTTCGACCGACCAAACCTACGGCTGGTGACCTGCGGCGGCCGATGGGTTGGCGGCCAGACCGGCTACGCCGACAATGTGGTGGTCTTCGCCTCGCTGGTCGAGGCGCGGGACGGCTGA
- a CDS encoding Lrp/AsnC family transcriptional regulator: MDEMDWALLSELQADARLSYSELSRRVHLSPPAVAERVRRLEDAGVITGYHAHVDLARAGRTVVALIRMSCYGARCVLNSPEITGWPEIMQIHRITGDACSMLTVTAGSIEEFEAVIDRLAPYGQPSSTMVLSTPLGWRPVTPPGSDGSEAPSRRR, from the coding sequence GTGGACGAGATGGACTGGGCCCTGCTGAGCGAACTACAGGCCGACGCTCGGCTGTCGTACAGCGAACTGTCCCGCCGGGTACACCTCTCCCCGCCAGCGGTAGCCGAGCGGGTACGTCGGTTGGAGGATGCCGGCGTCATCACCGGCTATCACGCACACGTGGATCTGGCTCGAGCCGGGCGAACGGTGGTCGCGCTGATCCGCATGTCCTGCTACGGAGCCCGCTGCGTCCTCAACAGCCCGGAGATCACGGGCTGGCCGGAGATCATGCAGATCCATCGGATCACCGGCGACGCATGCAGCATGCTGACCGTCACCGCCGGCTCGATCGAGGAGTTCGAGGCGGTCATTGATCGACTCGCCCCGTACGGCCAGCCCTCCAGCACGATGGTGCTCTCCACCCCACTCGGCTGGCGTCCGGTCACTCCACCCGGTTCCGATGGCAGTGAAGCCCCGTCCCGCCGCCGCTGA
- a CDS encoding acetaldehyde dehydrogenase (acetylating) yields the protein MSVGVAVLGSGNIGTDLMIKVLRLSDSLRMVAMAGIDPDSDGLARARRLGVTTTAEGVAGLVALPEFADVALVFDATSAGAHRHHDAVLRAHGRTVVDLTPAAVGPYVVPPVNLDEHLRETNVNMVTCGGQATVPIVAAVGRVTPVTYGEIVASIAAKSAGPGTRANIDEFTETTARAIEVVGGAELGKAIIVLNPADPPLLMRDTVYCLCPDTDADRSAIAAAIADMVRAVQEYVPGYCLKQDVQFDRVDSYLPALGRRLTGLQVSTFLEVSGAGHYLPTYAGNLDIMTSAALRTAERLIARRAVTA from the coding sequence GTGAGCGTCGGGGTGGCAGTACTCGGTTCCGGGAATATCGGGACCGACTTGATGATCAAAGTTCTGCGGCTCAGCGACAGCCTGCGGATGGTCGCCATGGCGGGTATCGACCCGGACTCCGATGGGCTGGCCCGGGCCCGGCGACTCGGCGTCACCACCACCGCCGAGGGGGTGGCGGGGCTCGTGGCGCTGCCCGAGTTCGCCGACGTGGCGCTGGTCTTCGACGCCACCTCGGCCGGGGCCCACCGACATCACGACGCCGTGCTGCGTGCCCACGGTCGGACCGTGGTCGACCTGACCCCCGCGGCGGTCGGGCCGTACGTGGTACCGCCGGTCAATCTCGATGAGCACCTGCGGGAGACCAACGTCAACATGGTCACTTGCGGCGGGCAGGCGACCGTGCCGATCGTCGCCGCCGTCGGCCGGGTCACCCCGGTCACGTACGGGGAGATCGTCGCCTCGATCGCCGCGAAGTCGGCCGGGCCGGGCACCCGGGCCAACATCGACGAGTTCACCGAGACCACCGCCCGGGCGATCGAGGTTGTCGGCGGCGCCGAGCTGGGCAAGGCCATCATCGTGCTCAACCCAGCGGATCCGCCGCTGCTGATGCGGGACACCGTGTACTGCCTCTGTCCGGACACCGACGCGGACCGAAGCGCGATCGCCGCGGCCATCGCCGACATGGTCCGTGCCGTACAGGAGTATGTCCCCGGTTACTGCCTGAAACAGGATGTGCAGTTCGACCGGGTGGACAGCTACCTGCCGGCGCTCGGTCGACGCCTCACCGGGCTGCAGGTCTCGACCTTCCTGGAGGTCTCGGGCGCCGGGCACTACCTGCCCACGTACGCGGGAAACCTGGACATCATGACGTCGGCCGCGCTGCGCACCGCGGAGCGGCTGATCGC
- a CDS encoding 2-hydroxymuconic semialdehyde dehydrogenase: MQGQAPGGTALLPNFIAGEFVDSGRRFTKHSPVTGEPLFEVVEADQAGVDDAVAAARAALRGPWGRLGERERAEVLLRIADELERRFDDLVTAEVADTGKTISQARTLDIPRGAANFRAFAEIAATTPTESFSTRTPSGGRALNYALRKPVGVVAVIVPWNLPLLLLTWKVAPALACGNAVVVKPSEETPASATLLAEVMAAAGVPEGVFNVVHGFGPGSAGEFLTSHPDVNAITFTGESTTGGAIMRAASDGVKAVSFELGGKNAGLVFADADLSAAVAGSVRSSFTNGGQVCLCTERIYVQRPVFAEFTARLAERAAELPYGWPVDEATANMPLISPVHREKVLGHYELARAEGAQVLAGGGTPRFGDARDGGAYIQPTVLAGLGPDARTNREEIFGPVVHVAPFDDEEEAYALANGTEYGLAAAVWTRDVGRAHRAGARLDAGIVWVNTWYLRDLRTPFGGVKSSGVGREGGVHSLGFYSELTNVCVDLT; the protein is encoded by the coding sequence ATGCAGGGCCAGGCGCCGGGCGGGACGGCCCTGCTGCCCAACTTCATCGCTGGCGAGTTCGTCGACTCGGGTCGCCGTTTCACCAAGCACAGCCCGGTTACCGGGGAGCCGCTCTTCGAGGTCGTCGAGGCGGATCAGGCCGGAGTGGACGACGCGGTGGCCGCCGCGCGTGCGGCGCTGCGTGGCCCGTGGGGTCGGCTCGGCGAACGAGAGCGCGCCGAGGTGCTGCTCCGGATCGCCGACGAACTGGAGCGCCGCTTTGATGACCTGGTCACCGCTGAGGTGGCGGACACCGGCAAGACGATTTCGCAGGCCCGGACCCTGGACATCCCGCGCGGCGCGGCCAACTTCCGTGCCTTCGCCGAGATCGCGGCGACCACACCGACCGAGTCGTTCAGCACCCGTACCCCATCCGGTGGCCGTGCGCTGAACTACGCGCTCCGCAAGCCAGTCGGCGTGGTCGCGGTGATCGTCCCGTGGAACCTGCCGTTGCTCCTGCTCACCTGGAAGGTCGCGCCCGCGTTGGCGTGTGGCAACGCGGTGGTGGTCAAGCCCAGTGAGGAGACACCCGCCTCGGCGACCCTGCTCGCCGAGGTGATGGCCGCCGCCGGCGTGCCCGAGGGCGTCTTCAACGTCGTGCACGGCTTCGGGCCCGGCTCGGCGGGGGAGTTTCTTACCTCGCACCCCGACGTCAACGCGATCACCTTCACCGGCGAGTCAACCACCGGCGGAGCCATCATGCGGGCCGCTTCCGACGGGGTGAAGGCGGTCTCCTTCGAGCTGGGTGGCAAGAACGCCGGGCTGGTCTTCGCCGACGCCGACCTGTCGGCGGCGGTGGCCGGCTCGGTGCGGTCCAGCTTCACCAACGGTGGCCAGGTCTGCCTCTGCACCGAACGCATCTACGTGCAGCGTCCGGTCTTCGCGGAGTTCACCGCCCGGCTGGCCGAGCGGGCCGCCGAACTGCCGTACGGGTGGCCCGTCGACGAGGCCACGGCAAACATGCCGCTGATCTCGCCCGTTCACCGGGAGAAGGTGCTCGGCCACTACGAACTGGCCCGAGCCGAGGGGGCGCAGGTCCTCGCCGGCGGCGGTACGCCGCGCTTCGGTGACGCCCGCGACGGCGGCGCGTACATCCAGCCGACGGTGCTCGCCGGGCTCGGCCCGGACGCGCGAACCAACCGGGAGGAGATCTTCGGCCCGGTCGTGCACGTGGCGCCCTTCGACGACGAGGAGGAGGCGTACGCGCTGGCCAACGGCACCGAGTACGGCCTGGCGGCGGCGGTGTGGACCCGAGACGTGGGCCGGGCCCACCGGGCCGGTGCCCGGTTGGACGCGGGAATCGTCTGGGTCAACACCTGGTACCTGCGTGACCTGCGTACCCCGTTCGGTGGGGTGAAGTCCTCCGGCGTCGGCCGCGAGGGCGGCGTTCATTCGCTGGGTTTCTATTCCGAGCTCACCAACGTCTGTGTGGACCTGACATGA
- a CDS encoding tryptophan 2,3-dioxygenase: MERTELRATTAAEVRPATPRQRATRAARNGGEPTLEFTGRIPYDAYVQASTLHRLQTPLSSDPGEMSFLVTSQIMELYFNLICHELREIQRLLRADQIRDALAPLRRAALHLDGLNAAWRSLRWMTPADFNRFRNLLGEGSGFQSAMYRHLELLLGLRDPALIRPFRRQVEVHAELTAALNAPSLWDDVLALLARHGHDLPQELLGRDVAEEHQPHPAVEAAWVRIYTASPDDQLRLLGEALTEVAEGFGDWRWYHVKAVQRTMGAKVGSGGSAGLAWLQRSMARVVFPELWSARTAM, translated from the coding sequence GTGGAACGAACAGAACTACGGGCGACCACCGCGGCGGAGGTGCGGCCGGCAACCCCGCGGCAACGCGCTACCCGAGCCGCCCGCAACGGCGGTGAGCCCACCCTGGAGTTCACTGGACGGATCCCGTACGACGCCTACGTCCAGGCCAGCACCCTGCACCGATTGCAGACGCCGCTGAGCAGCGACCCGGGCGAGATGTCCTTCCTCGTGACCAGTCAGATCATGGAGCTGTACTTCAATCTGATCTGTCACGAACTGCGCGAGATCCAGCGGCTGCTACGCGCGGACCAGATTCGGGATGCCCTGGCCCCGCTGCGTCGCGCCGCCCTGCACCTGGACGGGCTGAACGCGGCCTGGCGGAGCCTGCGCTGGATGACTCCCGCCGACTTCAACCGGTTCCGCAATCTCCTCGGCGAGGGCTCGGGCTTCCAGTCGGCGATGTATCGCCACCTGGAACTCCTGCTGGGTCTCCGCGACCCCGCCCTGATCCGTCCGTTCCGTCGGCAGGTCGAGGTGCACGCCGAACTGACCGCTGCCCTGAACGCTCCCAGCCTCTGGGACGACGTGCTCGCTCTGCTCGCCCGGCACGGCCATGATCTTCCTCAGGAGCTTCTCGGCCGCGACGTCGCCGAGGAGCACCAGCCGCATCCGGCGGTGGAGGCCGCCTGGGTGCGAATCTACACCGCCAGCCCGGATGACCAGCTTCGGCTGCTCGGCGAGGCGTTGACCGAGGTGGCCGAGGGGTTCGGCGACTGGCGCTGGTACCACGTCAAGGCGGTGCAGCGGACGATGGGCGCCAAGGTCGGTAGCGGTGGCTCGGCTGGACTGGCCTGGCTACAACGGAGCATGGCCCGGGTGGTCTTCCCGGAGCTGTGGTCGGCCCGGACCGCGATGTGA
- a CDS encoding HNH endonuclease, with translation MPDIRPTVGSGALVLNATYEPLCVVSVRRAAILVLTAKAVCVADGDGVLHSARDSLPVPSVVRLTRFVRVPFRAHVGLSRRAIFARDGWRCAYCRGPAETIDHVLPRSRGGRHSWENVVAACARCNHTKGDKTPAELGWRLPAPPTAPKGIAWRVLGHRPPDPRWVDWLDLREPEAA, from the coding sequence ATGCCTGACATACGACCCACGGTGGGCTCCGGCGCGCTGGTCCTCAACGCCACCTACGAGCCCCTGTGTGTCGTGTCGGTCCGGCGTGCGGCGATCCTGGTGCTCACCGCCAAGGCTGTCTGCGTCGCCGATGGTGACGGCGTCCTGCACAGCGCCCGCGACTCGCTGCCGGTGCCCTCGGTCGTCCGGCTCACCCGCTTCGTCCGGGTGCCGTTTCGGGCCCACGTCGGGCTGTCCCGGCGGGCGATCTTCGCGCGGGACGGGTGGCGTTGCGCCTACTGCCGGGGCCCGGCGGAGACCATCGATCATGTCCTCCCGCGGAGCCGCGGTGGTCGGCACTCCTGGGAGAACGTGGTGGCGGCGTGCGCCCGGTGCAACCACACCAAGGGCGACAAGACGCCGGCCGAACTGGGCTGGCGGCTCCCCGCCCCGCCGACGGCGCCGAAAGGCATCGCATGGCGGGTACTCGGCCACCGACCTCCCGACCCGCGTTGGGTCGACTGGCTCGACCTGCGCGAGCCCGAAGCCGCCTGA
- the kynU gene encoding kynureninase: MREEELIQEEKAANRLDTADPGHRHLFHVPPADGGRYQQAAYLAGNSLGLQPRATRDELFADLEAWRRLGVEGHLAADRPWLPYHELLTAPTARLVGARPAEVVVMNSLTVNLHLLMVSFYRPTGVRTRIVIEDSAFPSDSYAVRSQARFHGLDPDSTVVRLAPRPGEDTLRTADVRDLLAAEGDTIALVLLGGVNYLTGELMEIPEITAAGRAAGAVVGWDLAHAAGNVPLALHDWDVDFAAWCSYKYLNSGPGGLSGVFVHERHLADPTLPRFEGWWSTEAATRFEMSPVARPPATAEAWQVSNPPILAMGPVRTSLEVFDSVGMTALRERSVRLTGYLEWLLDQVTPGRPLAVVTPRDPDRRGAQLSVRIGTGSAAELAKRLRLEHGVVADAREPDVVRFAPVPLYSTYHDCWRVADALAATVEVH, translated from the coding sequence ATGCGCGAGGAAGAGCTGATCCAGGAGGAGAAGGCGGCAAACCGCCTGGACACCGCGGACCCCGGCCACCGGCACCTGTTCCACGTCCCGCCCGCCGACGGCGGGCGCTACCAGCAGGCGGCATACCTGGCCGGGAACTCGCTGGGCCTACAGCCCCGGGCGACCCGGGACGAGTTGTTCGCCGATCTGGAGGCTTGGCGCCGTCTCGGGGTGGAGGGACACCTGGCGGCCGATCGCCCGTGGCTGCCCTACCACGAGTTGCTGACCGCACCGACCGCCCGGCTGGTCGGAGCCCGGCCGGCAGAGGTGGTGGTGATGAACTCCCTCACTGTCAACCTGCACCTGCTGATGGTGAGCTTCTACCGGCCGACCGGCGTCCGTACCCGGATCGTCATCGAGGACAGCGCCTTTCCCTCGGACAGCTACGCCGTCCGTAGCCAGGCCCGGTTCCACGGCCTTGACCCGGACAGCACGGTGGTGCGCCTGGCTCCCCGTCCCGGTGAGGACACCCTGCGTACCGCCGACGTGCGTGACCTGCTCGCGGCGGAGGGTGACACGATCGCGTTGGTGCTCCTCGGCGGGGTCAACTACCTGACCGGCGAGCTGATGGAGATCCCGGAGATCACCGCAGCTGGTCGGGCGGCCGGCGCGGTGGTCGGCTGGGATCTGGCGCACGCCGCGGGAAACGTGCCCCTGGCCCTGCACGACTGGGATGTCGACTTCGCGGCGTGGTGCTCCTACAAGTACCTGAACTCCGGGCCGGGCGGGCTCTCCGGAGTGTTCGTCCACGAGCGCCACCTCGCCGATCCGACGCTGCCCCGGTTCGAGGGCTGGTGGAGTACCGAGGCGGCTACCCGGTTCGAGATGTCGCCGGTTGCCCGACCGCCGGCGACGGCGGAGGCCTGGCAGGTCTCCAACCCACCGATCCTCGCGATGGGGCCGGTGCGCACGTCGCTGGAGGTCTTCGACTCGGTCGGCATGACGGCGTTGCGGGAGCGCAGTGTCCGGCTGACCGGCTACCTGGAGTGGCTGCTGGACCAGGTCACTCCGGGCCGGCCCCTGGCAGTGGTCACTCCGCGCGACCCGGACCGCCGTGGCGCACAGCTTTCGGTGCGAATCGGCACTGGCAGCGCCGCCGAGTTGGCGAAGCGGCTGCGGTTGGAGCACGGGGTTGTCGCAGACGCTCGAGAGCCAGATGTTGTCCGGTTCGCACCGGTGCCGCTTTACTCGACATACCACGATTGCTGGCGGGTGGCCGACGCGTTGGCCGCGACGGTGGAGGTGCACTGA
- a CDS encoding 2-keto-4-pentenoate hydratase — protein sequence MTVDYENAARELTEARESGKPCPPLRGRLVPDGDIDSAYLVQQAQVRQWLRRGHRRVGAKIGLTSAAVQESLGVYQPDFGVLTEDTAVPDGGEVPPGRLLQPRVEAEIAFVLGADLPDERITTADLIRAVDHLLPAIEIVDSRIAGWDITIVDTIADNASSGLFVLGTTPRRLADVDLRLAGMVLEQGGDPVSVGAAAACLGNPLHALAWLARTLARSGDPLRAGDVVLSGALGPLVPVTPGAAYEARISGLGSVRTCFAKEVEQ from the coding sequence ATGACCGTCGATTACGAGAACGCCGCCCGGGAGCTCACCGAGGCTCGGGAGAGCGGCAAACCCTGTCCTCCGCTGCGTGGGCGGCTTGTCCCCGACGGGGACATTGACTCGGCGTACCTCGTGCAACAGGCGCAGGTGCGCCAGTGGCTGCGGCGTGGGCACCGGCGAGTCGGCGCCAAGATTGGTCTGACCTCTGCTGCCGTGCAGGAGAGCCTCGGCGTCTACCAGCCGGACTTCGGGGTGCTGACCGAGGATACGGCGGTGCCCGACGGCGGGGAGGTGCCGCCTGGTCGGCTGCTCCAGCCCCGGGTGGAGGCCGAGATCGCGTTCGTGCTCGGCGCGGACCTGCCGGACGAGCGGATCACCACCGCCGACCTGATCCGGGCGGTCGATCACCTGCTACCGGCGATCGAGATTGTCGACTCCCGGATCGCCGGCTGGGACATCACCATCGTGGACACCATCGCGGACAACGCGTCCAGTGGGCTGTTCGTGCTGGGTACCACGCCCCGCCGGCTCGCCGATGTGGATCTGCGCCTCGCCGGCATGGTTCTGGAGCAGGGCGGAGATCCGGTCTCGGTCGGTGCCGCCGCCGCCTGCCTCGGTAACCCGCTGCACGCGCTGGCCTGGCTGGCGCGGACCCTGGCCCGCTCCGGTGATCCGCTCCGGGCGGGTGACGTGGTGCTCTCCGGGGCGCTCGGCCCGTTGGTGCCGGTGACGCCCGGCGCCGCGTACGAGGCGCGGATCTCCGGCCTCGGATCGGTACGTACCTGCTTCGCGAAGGAGGTCGAACAGTGA